The Yoonia sp. SS1-5 genome contains a region encoding:
- the hisF gene encoding imidazole glycerol phosphate synthase subunit HisF: MLKTRIIPCLDVAEGRVVKGVNFVDLVDAGDPVDAAIAYNAAGADELCFLDIMATQENRGTMFDLATRTAEQCFMPLTIGGGVRTHEDVRDLLLAGADKVSFNSAAVANPDVVAEAAMRFGSQCIVVAIDAKTVSPGKWEIFTHGGRRATGIDAVAFARTVVEKGAGEILLTSMDRDGTKAGFNLPLTRAISDAVNVPVIASGGVGTLDHLVEGVTEGGASAVLAASIFHFGTYTIGQAKAHMDAAGIPVRL, from the coding sequence ATGTTGAAGACCCGGATCATCCCCTGCCTTGATGTCGCCGAGGGGCGCGTTGTCAAAGGCGTGAATTTTGTGGACCTCGTGGATGCGGGCGACCCGGTTGATGCGGCGATTGCCTATAATGCGGCGGGCGCGGACGAGCTGTGTTTTCTCGATATCATGGCCACGCAGGAAAATCGCGGTACGATGTTCGATCTGGCCACCCGCACCGCAGAACAGTGTTTCATGCCGCTGACGATTGGCGGGGGCGTGCGTACCCATGAGGATGTGCGCGATCTGCTGCTTGCGGGGGCGGACAAGGTCAGCTTCAACTCTGCCGCCGTGGCCAATCCTGATGTCGTGGCCGAGGCCGCGATGCGGTTTGGGTCGCAATGTATCGTTGTGGCGATTGACGCCAAGACGGTATCGCCCGGAAAGTGGGAAATCTTCACCCATGGCGGACGGCGCGCGACGGGCATAGATGCGGTCGCATTTGCCAGGACGGTCGTTGAAAAAGGGGCGGGGGAGATCCTGCTGACGTCGATGGATCGCGATGGCACCAAGGCGGGGTTCAATCTGCCGCTGACCCGGGCGATTTCGGATGCGGTCAATGTGCCGGTGATTGCCTCGGGCGGGGTTGGCACGCTGGATCATCTGGTCGAAGGGGTGACGGAAGGCGGGGCATCGGCTGTGCTGGCGGCCTCGATCTTTCACTTTGGGACCTACACGATCGGGCAGGCCAAGGCCCATATGGATGCCGCAGGCATACCGGTGCGGCTATGA